A genome region from Elusimicrobiota bacterium includes the following:
- the hemW gene encoding radical SAM family heme chaperone HemW: MAEAGPLGLYVHLPFCSGKCGYCDFTSFPGRSADIPRYLAALEAEAALRGPLPDLETLYVGGGTPSELGAGQIEELFARLPKGRYREVTFEANPESLDRDKLAALRRAGVTRLSLGLQSLDDRVLQAAGRRHSAQDCLRAFALARQAGDWSLSVDLICGLPGQSAAVFREDLDRALALGPDHLSLYGLDVHEETPLGRSGFMPDEDSGRELLEAAIGRIAAAGLCHYEISNFAKPGHESRHNLNYWAGGEYVGLGCAAASHLGGVRSRNSSDLDEYCRTVEAGARPVAESETLAGKDKLGERVFLGLRRVAGLPLEPDMESQFRREWEDLERRGLVTRHGGRARLTREGLFLANEAFAEFVAPFKERT, encoded by the coding sequence TTGGCAGAAGCAGGCCCGCTGGGTCTTTACGTCCATCTCCCGTTCTGCTCGGGGAAGTGCGGATACTGCGACTTCACCTCCTTCCCCGGGCGGAGCGCCGACATCCCGCGCTACCTCGCGGCGCTGGAGGCCGAAGCGGCGCTCCGGGGCCCTCTGCCGGACCTTGAGACTCTCTACGTGGGCGGCGGCACGCCCTCGGAGCTCGGCGCCGGGCAGATCGAGGAGCTTTTCGCCCGCCTGCCCAAGGGGCGCTACCGGGAAGTGACGTTCGAGGCCAACCCGGAGAGCCTCGATCGCGACAAGCTGGCGGCTTTGCGGCGGGCGGGAGTGACCCGTCTGAGCCTGGGTCTGCAATCCCTCGACGACCGGGTCTTGCAGGCGGCGGGCCGGCGTCATTCGGCCCAGGACTGCCTGCGGGCCTTCGCGCTGGCCCGTCAGGCCGGCGATTGGTCGCTGTCCGTGGACCTCATCTGCGGCCTGCCCGGGCAGAGCGCGGCCGTGTTCCGAGAGGACCTCGACCGGGCCCTGGCCCTGGGGCCGGACCATCTCTCGCTGTATGGGCTCGATGTCCATGAAGAGACTCCGTTGGGACGCTCCGGGTTCATGCCCGACGAGGATTCCGGCCGCGAACTGCTCGAGGCCGCCATCGGCCGCATCGCGGCGGCGGGGCTCTGCCACTATGAGATCTCCAACTTCGCCAAGCCCGGTCACGAGTCGCGCCACAACCTGAACTACTGGGCGGGGGGAGAGTACGTCGGCCTGGGCTGCGCGGCGGCCTCGCATCTGGGCGGAGTGCGCAGCCGCAATAGCTCCGACCTCGACGAGTACTGCCGCACGGTCGAGGCCGGAGCGCGGCCCGTGGCGGAGAGCGAGACCTTGGCGGGCAAGGACAAGCTCGGCGAACGGGTGTTCCTGGGCTTGCGCCGCGTCGCGGGCTTGCCTCTTGAGCCGGACATGGAAAGCCAGTTCCGCCGCGAGTGGGAGGACCTGGAGCGCCGGGGGCTGGTGACCCGGCACGGAGGCCGGGCGCGGCTCACGCGGGAAGGCCTGTTCCTGGCCAATGAGGCCTTCGCGGAGTTCGTCGCCCCCTTCAAGGAGCGCACATGA
- a CDS encoding slipin family protein, with protein sequence MGIVSMPVLIIIVVALMSIKIITEYDRMVVFVLGRLWKVSGPGPIIVVPGIMSAQRVSLRTVTLDVPPQDVITRDNVSIKVNAVVYFRVMDPEKAVIQIENYLYATSQIAQTTLRSVLGKLDMEALLAQRDQINAELQKILDAHTEPWGVKVSTVEIKNVDFAPEMLRAMAKQAEAERERRAKIIHAEGELQASEKLGQAAAVLSQNPAAIQLRYLQTLSEIAVDKNTTTIFPVPIDVISMFIKKN encoded by the coding sequence ATGGGAATAGTCTCGATGCCGGTCCTCATCATCATCGTCGTGGCCCTGATGTCCATCAAGATCATCACGGAGTATGACCGCATGGTCGTCTTCGTCCTCGGCCGCCTCTGGAAGGTGAGCGGCCCCGGGCCGATCATCGTGGTCCCGGGCATCATGAGCGCCCAGCGCGTGAGCTTGCGCACCGTGACGCTCGATGTGCCGCCGCAGGACGTCATCACGCGGGACAACGTCTCGATCAAGGTCAATGCCGTGGTCTATTTCCGGGTCATGGACCCGGAGAAGGCCGTCATCCAGATCGAGAATTATCTTTATGCGACTTCCCAGATCGCCCAGACCACGCTGCGCAGCGTGCTGGGCAAGCTGGACATGGAAGCGCTCCTGGCCCAGCGCGACCAGATCAACGCCGAGCTCCAGAAAATCCTCGACGCCCATACCGAGCCCTGGGGCGTCAAGGTGAGCACGGTCGAGATCAAGAATGTCGATTTCGCTCCGGAGATGCTGCGCGCCATGGCCAAGCAGGCCGAGGCCGAGCGCGAGCGCCGGGCCAAGATCATCCACGCGGAAGGCGAACTGCAGGCGTCCGAGAAGCTCGGCCAGGCCGCGGCGGTGCTCTCTCAGAACCCGGCCGCGATCCAGCTGCGCTATCTGCAGACCCTGTCCGAGATAGCCGTGGACAAGAACACCACGACCATATTCCCGGTCCCGATCGACGTGATCTCGATGTTCATCAAGAAGAACTAG